The nucleotide window GATGTCGGTCATGCGGTCCAGGGGTCCGCACACGACCCGGGTTCGCACGACCGGACGACGCTCGGCCCTCGCGCCGGTGTCGCGGACGCGACGGAAACCGACGGCCGGGGCGGTCACGATGCGCCGACGGGCGTCGCGGTCGCGTCCCAGCATGACCGCGAAACGCAGGATCGGTAGCTCGCGGCCGTCCAGGACGTGGTGGCCCACGACGGTGAGGTCTCGGACGTGGACGGCGCTGCTCCGCGCGCCGGTGTCGAGCTTCACACGCAGGCGTCGGATGCCCCACCGCGGCAGCGACGCCTGCTCCTTCCATCCCAGGACAGGCGTCGGCTCACGTGTGGGCACGGCAGCTCCGGTCCGGCGGGGGACGATCCGAGCCGGTCGCGCGGCAGCCTAACCCAGGGTGCAACGACCGGGACCGCGCCGGACGCGGTCAT belongs to Actinomycetota bacterium and includes:
- a CDS encoding RimK/LysX family protein, with amino-acid sequence MPTREPTPVLGWKEQASLPRWGIRRLRVKLDTGARSSAVHVRDLTVVGHHVLDGRELPILRFAVMLGRDRDARRRIVTAPAVGFRRVRDTGARAERRPVVRTRVVCGPLDRMTDITVTDRTGMNFRMILGRSTLEGYLVDPGHGYRSTPAPPRRSAVESQRRTPPRAVVPPPRRPAGDHPTVPDRKRRR